The nucleotide sequence ACACGCAGATTctggaaacctgaaattaaaTTTGAAAAGGCTTCTCCTTGATTAACTCAAAAACTCCATGTTGTTGATAATAATTTCTCTGACGATTGTTTCTAAGACCTCACCTATCACCAATGAAAATCTGACCAGCCTGTTGCCACTAGGCATGTCCATATATTCGTTTTGCCCATTCTAATCTTTAAGCACCTCCCACAAAAATATGGCAAATTGGCAAATTATTTCAAGCCCTTATTATATCTGTATACATCCCCTTTATTAACGAACCCCTGATGCAAGGATCGGCCACAAACACACTCTGAGCATTGCCATCTTTTGAGTCCATTCTACCTGTCACTTGTTACCCCATCCATCAGCTCTTCTGTTGGGAACTGATATTTTAACAGCTTCCGATTCCTTAGTAAACAACAAAACAAAGTGTTTATATGTTTTCTAGCTTTGCCTCTATGCGTGAGGTGTCTTTTATAATTTCTCACTATTTACATACTGGCAAAGGACTCTTATGCTCTCCTATCTTTAATCACATACGCTCTCTTTGGCAGATGTTTTCTGCTTCACCTCCCTGCTTCCCTCTGATATTCTATTTCTGTAGTAGGATATTTTTAAACTATGGAAAAATACAATCCATATTGTGTTTCGAATAAATACATCATAGATTTATCTCCCTTTAGTCCCACATAGGTGTCATTTTTAATAGTCCCCAGAGCGCACCTAATTTTGCTTAGAGAAATCACTTCACATGTGTCATATGCCTTTTTCATTTTCATCATATCCTTCAAGGATCTCTGGCTTTGGTTGAAGCCTCACTTGTTGGAATCGACTTAACCTGCACTGTAAAATCGTTCTCATTAAAGCTCACTTAATGGCCATTACAATTTTTCCCTGTTAATCATTGGATGCAGGGCCTTCACCTGATATGCCGACCAgccatttgcctccacagattctgcttaACCAGCTGACTTCTTCCAGCTGTTTGCTTTTACTTCAGATTGCAGCATTTCCCACCACATTGAAATTAGCCCcactttaaatttaaattgtaCCAAAGTACAAATTGTACTTAATAGCACAGTTTCTTCATTGTTCTACTGTTTCTCCATTAGCAACCCGTACCCGGTCATAATGTCCAAATGTGTTGTGATGTTCACAGATAGATCATACATAGAAAAGGAATTGTGGATACAATTgtttatttgaaaataaaataaaaatcataatTTTAACATGGAATTAAATTGTGGTACACAATATTTTATttacaaacaaaaataataatatgaCAATATACTTAGATCAGCATTGTTACAATGCAGTTAAATATAGAACTGAGAATAAGGCCACCTTCCGGTTTCACATTGCTGCAATGCAGATATTCATACATGAGATAGGTAACAATAAGTTGCAATATTATCCAGGAAATATTGGAAATGTATAACTCATTTCCACTTTGAAAATGAAATCCAGTAGTAGAATTCCCATCATTTCAAGAGTACTTAAAACATCCAATTAATTTATAGCGGAGTTTTGAAAAGCTCACTATATTGCAATTCACTGATACACTCGTGTATATCATGATATGtaaacatacatacaaacaaCGAACATCCTTTAAAACGATGCAAATATTCCTCAACAAGAAGACTACCAGCAACACACCAGCGACATTCCTTTATAAAAGAACAACAGGCAGTTCTGCATATAACAATAGGCAGCACAACCACCGAGTCGACTGTCAGCTCAGGTATGATTTTCACCATCTACAATTACAGCGGaatatttacataatttaaaattaaataaatcatatattaaaaaaatgtccATCTCCTTCAACGAAGAGTGGTCGATGTTATTTCTTCCATTGTAGAATACTGCTTACACCAGAGTACATCCCTGGCGCTTGATAAAACATCCTTCTGGCAAACATCTGCTGAAGTTAGAATTCTACCAGGGTCTCCAGAGCGCCGTGACTTTGGATTTAACTTCCTTTTTGGTGCCCGGTGGACACACAGAAGGATGCACGAGAGAAGAAATTGGCCTCGAGCCATTGGGCAGATCATAAGCTTTGTGCAAATACTTGACCAGTTTATTCTGAACGTCGATCTTGCTTTCCGGGGCGAAGGTAAAATGCTGTATCTCCTGCAGACAGCGTGTGTATCCTTCCTTAAAATTGTGAGTTAGACTCTTGTTGTAGGTCACTGTAGATGAGAAGAAATTGAACAATTTAGAGGGGCGTttgcgagagagagaaaaaaaaactgacaATGTGGCGCTATTTATCAAACAATAGGGTTTCTATTTAAAAACACAAATTTAATTTAAAGACGGAAAGTTTATCCATTTTATAGTATTCTTTCAACTATTAATTACAAAAAATACAAGTACCTGTAAACATGCGTTGACTATGAAGTTTCAGGTAATTCACAGTCATCTCCAAAATGTCAGCTTTTTCCATTTTCATGTTTGGCTCTCCGTTCTGAAACTCTTCCCCCAGCAAAGACTTGAGTTGCCCGATGCTGCTGTTTATACGATCTCGGCGTTTCTTCTCCACAATTGGCTTCATTAACTGGGGAAGTACAGGAAACATGAGTTTACACAGAACTCGAAAATTGGCTAAGAATGTTTGCACATTTATTTCATTTAAAGGCAAAGCGACTtactttgtatttttcctttcgtGTGGCTTTTTCCTCTGGATGTTGTTTTGGGATAGCGCCAGGCATTCTAGGAGCCATAGGTTTGGAGGTTGATACCGCGAACACGGTGTGACTCGCCTCGTTCGGAGCGATTGTGCTGGGAGAAGCGAGACCTGCCCCTCTATTTATACCGCTCTCTGCCCACAAGACAGCGTGTGCCTGTTTTTCGTGATGTTTCCCACACTCGCCAGCCAATCATTACTGTCAGGGTGACAACAGCAGAAGCTTTTCTTTCTAAATGCTGAATTAAGGGCCGTTTTTAAGCTTTTGTCTGTGATCGTCTCTGAGGACCATCTGGACGGCACGCATGACACAGTAAGTCAGAGGAAATTACTTTTATCTGAGGTTACAAGACCCTGGGAAAGACTCCCCCGTCATTGTTGAACAGGGAGTTCTATGACAGAAAGTATGCATGTCACTACACCGCTGGTTCATTCTAAAATAATCTCTCCACTTTAACTTTGAAGAATAAGACCTATGTAATCACAGATGTTTATCTGTGGACGAGTGTCTACTTTCGACATACGGACTCATAATGTGAAACGCTCATTTCGAATGATCGATCTGTGTAAGATTATATTTCTTCTCaacaagtgacatttcaggtgtatTCAAACAAGTGCGTTTTCGAATTAAATAAAAGCttatttctacccccccccccaactgagaGAAAAGACTTAAAATAGTGCTTCCCAAAGTGCATTCAATGACCAAGTTTGTCTTGCTATTAATTAATACGTCAATTAATAATTTATTATCAACGCATCTAATTATTTATCTTTCTTAACTGCAACCTGTTCAAAATGAACGACAGGGCTCGTTAACCTGGTTGTTAACTAACTGATCTTGCGGCTGCATTACTGGTCAGCGACCTGAGTTCCAATCCGAAGCAGCCAAGGGAATTATATTCAACTATTAAAGTAAATCTGGAACCTTAAAGGGAGGCTAGCATTAGTAACAGTGATGCTGCTGGATTGTCAATGACAACACATCGGATTCAAATTGGCCCTCGTTACCTATGGATTACATGTGACTCCGGACCCATCAATGTGCTTCGAATGACTACTCTGTTCAGGGGCAAGCTGGGAAGGGCAGTGCATGGAGTTTGGAGGACCAAGACACCAAGAACCTTGCCAGCGACATCCTCGTCAATCCATTAATAAATACACACTTCAGAAGGAAACACGTTTGCtttctaaaataaataaaacGGAACAAACATGGGTTCTGCGAGACTAGATCAATCCCAGCAATCCCCTTCAGGCATTTTATTTTTTGCTGTTGTGTTCACTATTTAGATGAAAATAAATGGATTGTTGTCGTACATTTGCGCTGCTTGATCTGAAGCATATCATTGTGTATGTTTCAGATACTAAATGTCAGGACGGGATCAGCTAAGTGTATTTACTTACGGGTTAAAACTTGACCACTGCGACCCAAACTAAAGCTGAGGATAACGCCCTCATGCACCAGTAAGACAATTTTGTGTCTCGCTATAAATCCACCTGTCCGATGGCACATGCCCGCTGCAAATTGACTGGGGATTCGACAGATTCATAATAAGGAAATAATCAAAATAACAAGGCGGAAATTTGTTCGCGCTGACATCCAGCAAAGGGACAGCAATAAAGTATCCAGCATAACAACGCCCCAAACTTCGCACAGCCGATATTTCCGCATCATTATATCGAAGATGCAGTTTGCAGTTACATGTGCAACGTTGACATCAAAAAGACAAATACGCACATGCAAATTATCACCGttagaatatttttttaatgtttgcttATTCAGTGGGAAACATTCAGTTGAAATTAATCTCCTCCTGTATATTCTTTAATGAATGTGCGTATTTTTGTGAGTAAAAATGTGCTTGTGTGTTTATTTGGGTTCGTTCGTGTATGCATGTGGGTGAGAGAAcgagagatcccaatgatctaaGCAAACGTGGGAAAGTTTTTTACTCTGCGGTATAGCATTTTGTCAATGTTCCGGATCCGTTTCACCAAATGTTCTGTATCTAGTGTTCGAATAAATTACCCGAGCCAAGTCTCCGCGAAAAACACCAGCTGCATGCGCTCCCTTTGTGTCTTCACACGTGGGAAAGATACAAAGCTAGCTATCTCAGCGCCGCCCATAATATCAGGGATCGGATCAATGCACCGAGCGCCAAACCTGCTCTTTCAGCTGCACGGCATTTGTTGTGTGCGGAAGTCAATAGCCAACATCACCGTTTCACCTGTATTAAGGCTAGCGTTTATTTTAATATATTCACGCATCGACAACACAATTTCTCAATGCTATAGGTTACATTCTCACACCACGATCACTACTTCAGTGCATGTATATTGGAGCTGTCTATTATTTCCGTATCACGTTTCCCCcttaggtttgtgggttaaacaAATAGATGAGATTGTTGTGATAATCCGGCGCAACTCGGAGTGGTGAGGAAATTGATACTCAGCGAGACAGCTGCTAAATACAGCAGGTGAAACACTCAAAACATTTTAGAAGGAGATTAAACAAAGATTAAGAGAAAGAGTAACAGATTTCTTTTTGGCAGAACCAGTTTTCCCGCTGGCACATAATGTTTACAgataataaaaacacaaaaatggCCGGGAAAATAATCCTGGTTTCACGTCTTGGATATATCGACAAAACTGTGTCTAGAAGCAGCGTGCACCGGCCCGAGGAATTCCAAATGTCAGGATTAGCAGAGTTTACATTCTGCAGTGAATAAATAAGTGGAAAACTGGATAGACACGTCACTTTGTATAATTATATAATACTTGTAAAAGTGGCAGTGTGATAGATATATAGCGACAGTTTTATGGTCACTACTAGAACATCTGTATCTAAACACAAACGGGCGTCAATAACACGTTTTGAGCATGATTTCCGAATAGATCAAAGGAATCGGGGTCGCATGCGCCGGTTGGTGCAGATTGATGTAGGTTATGTCGCGGATCAGACTGGTGACATCCACTAAACTGCATTTTCTTCTGGATACGTGGACAGCTTGAAATGAACCACCGTTGCACCACCAGCACATGCTTTCTGAGGTTATGCGTGATTCTCATCTCACATTGGGTAACACCACCGCTCTCTGTTTATTTACTGGTACCCCACGTTGCGAGAAGTATCTAGTCTCACTTTCAGCGAGCTGCCTATGATATGAAATTGCTGTTCAACGGAAATAATCAACCACAAAACTAGTTCAGATTATAAAGAATTAATAAAGGCTACAAAGGTCTGAattggggtcccgacccgaaacgtcacctatcaattttctccacagagtgacccgctgagttactccagcaatttgtgtttaattCAGATTATAAAGCCTTTTGTCAAGTGATGCCCATGCAGGTGGTATGTGGACTGCGATTAGGCAGAATTAatgagttcagattcagattcagattcagattcaactttaattgtcattgtcagtgtacagtacagagacaacgaaatgcattagacaactagaccaagggggactcgttgggtcccgtcccctcaacgcacgtttgggggggggggggggggggggcggccttcggcgtcacacacactaaccactctccacacacatacactaccaccccccccctgatattatactaatattattcattcgctccttttaccccaaccccgtcctatccactcacgcataaccctcaactgcacaggcgcggctagagagtGGGGGGTGGTAATTGAGTGGTGGTGGGCAGAGATTGAAGGGTGGGCGGTGTCATGGGTCGATAGTTGGGTCGATCACCCATGCCCCCTGCTGCTAGTAGTGCAGAAATGTTGCCGACAaggggggcttatgattggctcgagGAGGGGGCAGTGGCGTGGTCTactctgattaaaaaaaatgccctGAAGATTGGTGTTGGGCGCCCTTTCGTTGAGAGAACCTCAGCATTGGACCGTGTCGCGAACGGTGCCAGGTAatcttgaacacaaacatcctgCGGCGTGCTCTGCTGTGTACTCGGGATTTGCGCGTGTGCTCGGGGATAGTCGGGGATACGTGAACCTTATTTAGTAGTGTCATAAATTACTGAGTGAATCAAAACTGTTATCCGACTCCAGTGATTTATCGAACACAACAGTCAGTTTACTAACATTCTACTTCTCCGTCTTGgtgtatttatttttcttttttttaacttgttCATTGAAACTCTCAATCTTCCGGCCTACAATTAATATTTGTAATACTGGGCGCCTTTTCTTTCAAGTTGTTCTTAGCCTTAACGTTTGTTAGGCTCAGAGGGTTTAAGCTTCTCATAGAACCATTGTTCTTCATTGAAACATAACTTTGCTGACATTTATGAGCTAGGTCATTCAATGGCTCCAATTGCTGAGTTACCATTGTACCATTCAATTAATTTTTCCAGTCTACTTAACACATCTCTGCGCTCATGACTCTGAAGAGTCAATAGAGGCATAGAAAAGTTCAGAACATAAATAGTTTGTTTGGCCCAAAGAGTTCACATGGAACATTCATTTACACTTATCCTAGATTAAtcccatctgaagaagagtcgcgtGCCAAAACGTCATATTTCCAtgttgttgctgcctgacccgctgagttactccagacctttgtgtctttttctgtcaaCCAACATCAGTAGTTCCTTGTTTATCCAATCATCgttctattctccccacattctcatcaactcccaccATTACTCAGTTACACATTAGTTacgcaatttacagtggccgatTAATCCAACAACacgcatgtctttagaatgtgggaggaagatgTGGCACATTGGAGGAAATCTAGTCATTCTCAGGAAcagcatgcaaactctgcacagacagcacctgagatgagGCATAAACTCTGACCTCTGGCAGGTAGTGGCTTGACTCGCTGTGCCATGTGAATTTATTTAAATTAGGCCCatcaaattatcaaattaaagaGACTTTTCAATGGAAATTCTGAGAAAATCATAGAATGTTCAAAAAGATAAATGATCGATGTGAGACTTTGATAAAGAATTTCCTTTATTAGATATAAGATTTATTATAATCAAATACTCAGTAATACCTTGAAATTTGTCACAAAAATACTGTCCAATGATTTTCTCACGAATTATGCTATAATTTGAATGCACATTTAATGATAAAAAAGAAAATATATGTAAGTCCGTGGTGTAATTGTTGCCCTCATGACACATCATTAATAATGAGTATTAACATCATATTATGCAAAATATAATTTAAGGAAAGGATGCATGGGAATTTTCAAGGTGATCTTTGCAGGGTGCGTGTATGGAGCACGTTGGTTTGACCAAATGCTCTGTGGAGCATATAATGTAAACGGTGATAATTAGATTAATAAGCATATTATTAAGAATCAGACATTTTACGTTTTGTATTCAGTTTGTTTTGTAAAGTCCTTTGCTTGCTCATGTTCATAAATGTTCTCTTAGTATTACATCAGCCAGGGAGTTTTTGACAAATATATTTATACTGCATGGTGCAAGCATTATCATTCCACAGACCACCAGCAACAAGGTGTGCGCAGTGTTCACCATCCTGAAAATTGTCTGGTTGTCCAGGTTTCCAGAATctaaatagaaaaataaattgttgaaCAAAGGACAGGTATAATCTTCAATGTGGAAGCAAGCATGGTTCAACATTATCTTACATGGAACTACTATAAATGGCTGCAAGAAACTCTTACCAGagtaatgatgataaaaactTTCCTTATTTGGGGTTGGATCTCAAAGGAAGCAGTCTGAGTTTTCCTGGAAAACTTCATGCCACCCAATTCCAAATGTTGCCAATAATTTGGGATCAAAGGTTTCACACATGATGGGCCACCATTTTGACATTCAAGTGCTATTCCTGACTCACCAAACAGCACCTGGGTAGAAACTGGGTTCAGTAAACTGATTGCAGTATTTACAGTGGACTTTAGCATTTGTTTCAAATGTTTGTATTTACTTGAGCTGTTCCACCTAGGTTCTGTAAGGAGTATGTGGGGACTTTCCAGGCAGTATGGTACATTATAAGTACTACTTTGTGTTTAGATACTTTGTGGTAATCTGAAGCCTGTGCATGCCATCAATGAAAGCCAGTGATTTACACAGTCTCCTGTTGGGCAACTTCCCTCTTAGTTCTTTTGCTCGGTGGTAGCTCTACATGCATTCCCAGCATAATTACTTGCGCTTGTACAGGTTATACTGACTGGCAATCTAGAGGACGAGAGGAATGACCTGGAGTCCACGAGTTCAATAAATCATCATAGCTTTTAATCTTTAGAAGAAGAAACTTTGGTCTTTCCATTTCGTAAATCCAGGTCTACAACTGGTATTATCAAGCAAGTTGTTTAGTTGTATCAAACCATTGAGTCGGTGAAGCATTAAACTGATAATTTCTGTGCTCCAAATTTAAAAGAACACATAACTTGCCTCTCAATCTACGTTTCAAAATATCTATCAGTATTAGAGATCTGTAATTAAAAGACCCCATCAATAGTTTCAAAACAGTAATCTTTAAACGAAGAATTCCTGGCGTAAACTTATTTGGTCTTTCCATTTCGTAAATCCAGGTCCACAATTGGACTATCATATCA is from Leucoraja erinacea ecotype New England chromosome 25, Leri_hhj_1, whole genome shotgun sequence and encodes:
- the LOC129709059 gene encoding transcription factor HES-5-like, which codes for MAPRMPGAIPKQHPEEKATRKEKYKLMKPIVEKKRRDRINSSIGQLKSLLGEEFQNGEPNMKMEKADILEMTVNYLKLHSQRMFTVTYNKSLTHNFKEGYTRCLQEIQHFTFAPESKIDVQNKLVKYLHKAYDLPNGSRPISSLVHPSVCPPGTKKEVKSKVTALWRPW